Genomic segment of Thunnus thynnus chromosome 21, fThuThy2.1, whole genome shotgun sequence:
TGCATTTGTATATGTACAGCTTATAGacagaaacatatttatttatttggtgtaATAACAACACTTCAtattcatttctgtgttttgtcaccgttcttaaatgtgataagataagataagataagataagacaGTTATAGCATCAGTAGCTACTTTTCTATTTTGTGGGCTTGATAAggtcagaagaaaagaaaaatatttgattttacattCATTATCACTCTAATACACATACAGCATTATGTgggtgaaacaatcagaaattaaaggcaatgtcaacaaaacatgGGTGTTAAATACATGAGatgtttaaataattaatttgttttaaaaagagaaaagtttaagaaagaaacaaaaagaaaatcttggtcatTTCATTGCAGCATTTGCATAGCAGGGttatcatcaaataactaaaCAACCTAACTAGTTTATATCTCTCAATGATAAAAACCTGGTTTCAATTTAAACTCAGTTGTTATTTCATCTCATTTAATCatgtgtatatctgtgtttttgtgtgcagaGGTTCTATAAGAAGGCAGCAGCGTTTGTGCTTCGTGCAGTGGCCAAACACTCCCCTGAGCTGTCCCAGGCAGTGGTGGCTAGAGGGGGGGTGGACGCCCTGGTTCTCTGCCTGGAGGAGTTTGACCCCGGGGTGAAGGAGGCTGCCGCCTGGGCTCTGGGCTACATCGCACGACACAATGCACGTAAGGAGCACACACTGACATGCtctgatttctgtcatttagatTGGAGAGAAATTTAATGGCATGATAAGATTTATAAACATCCATACAGCGctgtgaataaaacatttaaaagggCACACACTTCTCTTTCATTTACACTCTAGCATTTGCATATCTtttatacatgtgtgttttcatgttttccacctCTTCTTGTCACTATGCAGTGTTGTCACAGTCGGTGGTGGACGCAGGCGCCGTCCCCCTGCTGGTGTTGTGTCTTCTGGAGCCTGAGATGGCTCTCAAACGCATCGCAGCCTCCACTCTCAGTGACATCGCCAAACACACACCAGAGCTGGCCCAGACTGTGGTTGAAACCGGTGCCATCGCACATCTGGCACAGATGATCCTCAATCCAGATGCTAAACTCAAGGTAAGGCCAGTCAAAGGACAGCCTgacagctgctgaaatgaaaaaaagcctGAGAAAAATAACTAAGGCATGCATCCTAAATATTCATGTAACCTCAGTAAAAAGAATGATTATTGAAGATCAAGGAGGGtttttaacaataacaaaacaaatgcttttCTTTCAAAATCACATGTATTTATGATTTAATTATCCAAGCATTATATTAACAGCAGATTTGTGGagctgtttctatttttaaaaattagatcccaaccaaaaaaaatcttttttttccttcagggattttacatgaaatttgGAATCTATCTCTTCTTATTGTTCTGCAGCCATTTATTCTTCCTGCTGTAGTTCCCCCTCATTCAGCTTTTAAACAAGCCTTGTCTGAATTACATGTAATACATTGCAATTTGTGAGTAGTTTGTTgggaagaaaacaaattaaacaaattaaattaaagttttataaCATCATTTTTATAACATAATTTTATTGGAAATACACTTAACAGTTGAAAATATTCATGGACATGAACAAGAAAAATTTTCAGTATATGTTTAGACTGTATATATAAGGTGATTTTCTATTTAAGGTAAATTATAAAATGATCAAGTGTaaattttctttagttttttttagttaaattgGGTACAAATTACAAATCTAGTTAAAAATGATAgattgtgtgttagtgttttaAGGCACACCAAGATGGTAGAATAGTGATGCATCTAAAATATGCCAttgtgttgacattttttagaTCCTGCAAGCTACAAAATCTCAAGTTTCCATCAGTCTTCAAAAAACCTTGAAAACTTGTgaaatttgaagaaaatgttGCATCCATCCTTGAAAAAAATTCTTTAAATTTCTTTAAGAAAATGAAGTTTTGTGGCAGGCAGTTTAAATGGTAAATATAAACAATGATTACTGGTAGATTTTGTAACTTTAGAAGCATTTACAAAGACAGCAAATTCAATCATATTTAATAATGTACAATCCAAACCCAGCCGGCAAAAGTACCAGCTGTGgtttagaaatgtaaaaaacacaatGCAGTCATTTTAGAAGTGTTGTTCTCCAATCAGAGGCAGGTGTTCTCGGCCCTCAGCCAGATCAGCAAGCACTCAGTCAGCCTGGCAGAGATGGTGATAGAGGCTGAGATCTTCCCCGCAGCGGTGGCGTGCCTCAGAGACCCGGATGAGTACGTCAGGAAAAACGTCGCCACCCTGATGAGGGAGgtggtcaaacacacaccagaGGTATACTGCACAGACTCACACTCGTATGCACGATTATGgattatcacacacacacatacacacgcggtaacatgtctgtgtgtgtttccagctgTCCCAAGTGATTGTGAATTGTGGCGGCATGGCAGCAGTGATCGACTATCTGGGTGATTGCCATGGAAACCTGCGCCTGCCGGGGATCATGATGCTGGGATACGTGGCAGCTCACAGTGAGAGCCTTGCCATGGCTGTTATTCTCtccaaggtgtgtgtgtatgtgtgcgtgtgtgtgtgtgtgtgcggttgtTAACAGCTAAACCCACCACTCCGACCAGAGACATTCCTTCAGGTCCTGTATGTAGGTCACATTAACTCAACCTCCTGATGTGCTGTGTACCCTCCTGTCCTGCAGGGGGTGCCCCAGCTGGGCCTGTGTCTGTCAGAGGAGGCTGAGCATCACATCAAGGCGGCCACAGCCTGGTCCATCGGCCAGATAGGCCATCACACGCCTGAGCACGCCAAGGCTGTGGCCACAGCCAACCTGCTTCccaagctgctgcagctctacaTGGACGCCAGCAGCTCAGAGGACCTGCAGACCAAAGTGAGCTGAAGTGCTGAAATACCTTTTGTGTCACAACAGAAATCAAAGCCAAACAAACTCTTTTGAGCcacagagatgaagagaaaatgtcatttattttagaAGCATAAAACCAGTGTGTTTCATTCCTCTTGTGTCTTCTTTTCAGAGTAAGAAGGCTCTGAAGAACATCTTGCAGAAGTGTACCTACCTGCCTGCTCTGGAGCCCCTCCTCTACGACGCTCCCAGCAACATCCTCAAACACGTTGTCTGTCAGTTCAGCAAGGTGAGCGACTCTATGACCAGCATCACAATCCTGAagtctgctttttaaaaaaaaacaaaaaacatgttaaacatgttagttttttccagttttgaTGGTTCAGATCAGgaaagtttctctcctctctctcctctcctctcctctccaagGTGCTGCCTCATGACAGCAAGGCTCGCCGTCTGTTTGTGACCAGCGGGGGACTAAAGAAAGTGCAGGAAATCAAGGCTGAGCCCGGCACCCCTCTGCAAGAGTACATCAACTCTATCAACAGCTGTTTCCCTGAAGAGATAGTCAGGTATCCTGcccacgcaaacacacacgcttAAACACATGCTGTATTTGACATCTGAACCCTGTGTGTGGGGAACGTAAACAGTAATCAAGGAATGACTGATCACATCACATGACTGTACAGACAGACATCATTACACAGCTGTGTGCACGTTGGTTTTTCTCTCTCCTATCACTGCCAGCTAAAACCTCTGCTTTTTCGTAGCATTTAATAAAAGAACCCTAAATGAAATTCAGCAAAATGTCCAAGAATACCACAGGATCATTAATAATCAAGGTCACATAAGAATAAAGCCAGCAAACAGAACAATTCAAAAAGCAGAGTTCAGCACTATTTCAAGGCTCTCTCTTGTCCTTTCCACCATTATCCTTCAGTGGAaggtatttacagtatgtgtatgtgtgtgtgtgtgttgttccaGGTACTACTCTCCTGGCTACTCAGACATCTTGTTGGAGCGGTTGGAGAACTACCAGCCAGCCTGACACCAGCTCACACCACACACCATGTTGCAATATTAATATGAAGATGTAACGTATATATATGCTTTGACAGTAaagtgtttttcatcttttgtttgtGCTCAGCTTTTTTTCCACCTTTAAATGCATGTTAGTAGTAATTGCATGTACAGCTTGTATTAGAGCAGAGTAGGATATATACTGCACTGTATATGGCAGTAGGGTCTCTATATGTTGTGTAAAAGATATAATAAAGGACAGCATCTTGATTAAATGTCGCCTGTAAATTATATCCCACTCCTCTGctggaggtgaggagaggaacAACCGTATTATCTAATCAATCTGCACTCTTATGTCACTGAATCTGGTGTCAttaagaggtcaaaggtcagattcagtgacagagcagcagctctgaAGGTGGTAGGCGGTTAGTGTGTTGCTCAGAGACACGTCAGCAGGCTGGATGCTTGCTGACACATGGATTTGAACCTGTGTCCACTTGTTTAAAACCAGCTTCCTTTACCAGAAGACTACACTGTAACTCACAAATAGGCATTTCCAGCCCGTACACGTGTCGGAAAACAGACAGCTCTTCTATAAAACGTGATTtgagatgtttattttattttacatcgCTCGGGTTTCCATTTTTATAacgaaggaaaaaaaacaaatacctGATGTAATGAATCTCTCTGCCTCAGCTGTGGTTGCAGGGGTCAGAGTGCCCCCTGGCGGCCATGACCCCTCACTGCGGctcagctttgtgtgtgtgtgattgtgtatgtgtgtgtgtgtgtgtgtatgtgtgtgagtgattgtgtgtgtgtacgtgcgtgcagcagctgcagcgcACATGGCGAGCCTCTCTTTGTTTATTGTCTGCTGGGTTGTCTCTGCTCGCTGCAGCCTCCGCCTCTCTTACCGCAGGGAGATCTGAAcgtgttgctgctgcagctgccgCCAGCTCCTCCTCTCTAAAAATCGGAGTTTATattcaccattttttttattttattttagtataGTTATATTGTGCAGGTTGTACACTTTCAACTTTAAATTTATTCATAGCGAACTAAACAGGTTTTACAAAAACTGGGCGGCTCCTTTTGAAACTGTCCTGActaattaaatcaataaatacagagatTGTATCATTATAAACAAATAACCTATATAGCCAATAATTGCTACCTTTATTTAGatatataataaatgaaaaatgacatacatttaatattaaacacataaacaaagcaaaacaggaTGGAACATAATcttatttttccttatttgtctGTGCAAAACAAGGAAAATGAACTCTATTCTAATGTAGACAATGTGTGAACATTGAATAAAATCCAAATATTAAGGCACGCAATGCATtcattaaatacaaaaatattattaGGCTATAGCTTAATAGACTGATAAAAATTGGGATTATTCCAAAATAACTAAAATGTTCAAACAGTGAATTTTCGTGCGTACTGGCGATGAGAAATAATCTAAAAGCAACTCAGACTTTACAGATCAGCTGCTGGTTGAATTTCTCCTGAATGGTGAAAAACATGTTGTACACACAATAGTTTAAACAGCATTGAGCTCAAAATGGGAAAAATAATTTGGGGAAATACTGATGTAAACGTGTAGCcagaatattttaagaaaaaaaaaatcattctttgTCAGCAGTGTTATCCTGAATATAACATTAAAGCATTTTTCTGTTGAACTGAGCTGATGCAGTTTGACTGAATTTGACATTTCCAGTGAGTTTGAGTGATTACAAATTGATGAAAGATGTCTTTAGTCGAAATGAGACaagctaaataaaatattccaaatatttgaaaatactGTCAATGAAGAGTTTGTATGGAGCTTTAATCATTCATATTCATGACATTTGAAGGGACATATGAGCTATTTGCTATTCAGTCACTTTGAGTAGAAAACATGACATTATTCTGACATTTAACGTTTTTCCTTCTCCAAACTCTccttcacattttaaattaaacgTGTTTGTTATCCTGATGCAGaaacagcattttactgttCGCCTCCCAATGATCACATTCAATTATCCATCTGGTTGTTATTATCATGTCGCCACATTCTAATTattatgatctttttttttattgcaaaattCAAGTTTGCACATGAAGCAAAGTAAAATGATTCTGGCGATTACAATGGCGGTAACGAATTACGATTTATGCTGCTTTTTTACGCAGCTATAATCCAGTGTGGATGCAAATCTGCATATCTGCCTGTAAGCGTGGCTCCTCTTGTGGTGATCATGACTGCTACAGGCCTCGTTTGCACCactctttttttgttctatCATTATCCATGAGCTCGtcaaataagtaaataaataaataaaaaataaaatacaaaagaaaagtaaggaaaagacagaaagcgttttttttttctcaacactgACGTATTTCGTTATCGTTCGTCATCTTTCAggctttttctgtatttatttttataaacttAAATTCAGTTATTACTTCAAATGTAGATAAAATTGCATTTAATCACAACAGAGGCAACAGCAGGCTAACTATGAGGataataatctaaaaaaaacataatcccAGTATGGCTCTAGTTTTCTAAACAGAAACGAAAGAAACTGACAATTAAATTCTGCAAAGCTCCTTTTCTTGAACTGTTCGTGTTGTTGCGTTTTGGATGtcagttcttattttcatgaAAGACGTCTGTGCGACATGTCAGCTCAAATATAGAGAAACAGgattatatataaaacaaaacgggtttttttttttcttaaaaaaaaaaagagaagaaataaatatggaacaaaaaaacaaaccattcAAGGTAGACTTGAGTTAAGCAGAACAAGTGCTTTAATTGGTTTGAGTGAACGCTTATGGAATGGAgtgtattattatcatcatcatcatcatcattaaatgTGAAGAACAATAAACATACAACATCATTTTGGCCTCTGTGCCACTGAAAGGGAACTCTCACCGACCATTGTCGAAcagcaataaacacacacattcacacatacacacacagtaatgcTATAACCACTGCTATAAGTACTCGGGGCTGTTGAGAGACCGAAGCACAATctgcaaggtttttttttttcctggccttttattttgacatttgcaTGCAAACTCTACAGATTCGATTAGTTTTGACCACTTTCTCCTCAAAGA
This window contains:
- the spag6 gene encoding sperm-associated antigen 6, which translates into the protein MSQRQIIQAFEQYQKSRMQFVQTVADLAARPQNIEILQNAGVMSMLRPLMLDVVPSIQQTAALALGRLADHSDDLAEAVVKEDILPQLIHSLASQNRFYKKAAAFVLRAVAKHSPELSQAVVARGGVDALVLCLEEFDPGVKEAAAWALGYIARHNALLSQSVVDAGAVPLLVLCLLEPEMALKRIAASTLSDIAKHTPELAQTVVETGAIAHLAQMILNPDAKLKRQVFSALSQISKHSVSLAEMVIEAEIFPAAVACLRDPDEYVRKNVATLMREVVKHTPELSQVIVNCGGMAAVIDYLGDCHGNLRLPGIMMLGYVAAHSESLAMAVILSKGVPQLGLCLSEEAEHHIKAATAWSIGQIGHHTPEHAKAVATANLLPKLLQLYMDASSSEDLQTKSKKALKNILQKCTYLPALEPLLYDAPSNILKHVVCQFSKVLPHDSKARRLFVTSGGLKKVQEIKAEPGTPLQEYINSINSCFPEEIVRYYSPGYSDILLERLENYQPA